Proteins from a genomic interval of Paenibacillus sp. FSL R5-0623:
- a CDS encoding RsmB/NOP family class I SAM-dependent RNA methyltransferase yields MGVKLPLIFAERMKSLLGDEFEQFMKSYEQSPHAGLRVNTLKISMEQFDEITPFDLRPIPWCETGFYVPHGVKPGLHPYYHAGLYYIQEPSAMAPVELLQVEPGDRVLDLCAAPGGKTTQIAAKLQGKGVLVTNDIHAERTKALAKNVELYGVRNAVVLNESPERIANAFPHYFDKVLIDAPCSGEGMFRKDEDMVKSWEHHSVDKCVLMQRDILETAARLLAPGGTIVYSTCTFAPEENEAMIAEFLNVNRDFVVMDIPEETGFAPGRPEWVRQMMPEKAEETEAILDQTRGTARLWPHLLEGEGHYVAVLQHRAGQGLETDQPGVVKEGAMEYGQVVDVSRIEVEGNKDHSIAASSIAMTKADRKKERLLRIESRESHDRQAGGGKNSGRQSKKGKDHGGRKSERGQGRGADPASIDPVAIYTQFMKEQLEIELTGETVCYGDRVYQSSVGAARLEGLKVIRPGWFMGTIKNGRFVPSHPLACALNASEARRSVNLSSADGEAVRYLKGETLNMAEERVVLKADTIAKGYVLVCVDGYAAGWGKWLDGVLKNEYPAGWRWTSV; encoded by the coding sequence ATGGGTGTAAAGTTACCTTTGATATTTGCTGAGCGAATGAAAAGTTTGCTGGGCGATGAGTTTGAACAATTTATGAAATCTTATGAACAGTCTCCTCATGCGGGACTGAGAGTGAATACGCTAAAAATATCGATGGAACAATTCGATGAGATTACTCCGTTTGATCTAAGACCTATTCCGTGGTGTGAGACAGGATTCTATGTACCTCATGGTGTTAAACCGGGGCTGCACCCTTATTATCATGCAGGCTTGTATTATATACAGGAACCAAGTGCAATGGCTCCCGTTGAATTATTGCAGGTGGAGCCTGGGGATCGGGTGCTTGATCTGTGTGCTGCTCCGGGAGGAAAAACAACACAGATTGCTGCAAAGCTGCAAGGCAAGGGTGTGCTTGTCACGAACGATATCCATGCGGAACGCACCAAAGCGCTGGCCAAAAACGTGGAATTGTACGGGGTGCGTAACGCCGTTGTTTTGAATGAGTCGCCAGAGCGGATCGCGAATGCATTTCCTCATTATTTTGACAAAGTATTAATTGATGCGCCTTGCTCAGGTGAAGGCATGTTCCGCAAGGATGAAGACATGGTGAAATCGTGGGAACATCATTCGGTGGATAAATGTGTGTTAATGCAGCGTGATATTCTCGAAACTGCGGCACGATTGCTAGCCCCGGGAGGAACCATCGTATATTCGACATGTACCTTTGCGCCGGAGGAAAACGAAGCGATGATTGCGGAGTTCCTGAATGTAAACCGTGATTTCGTAGTCATGGACATTCCTGAAGAGACAGGATTTGCTCCGGGACGTCCGGAATGGGTACGTCAGATGATGCCGGAGAAGGCTGAAGAGACGGAAGCTATACTGGATCAAACGCGTGGCACCGCAAGATTGTGGCCTCACCTTTTGGAGGGAGAGGGACATTATGTCGCTGTATTGCAGCATCGTGCAGGGCAAGGATTAGAAACAGATCAACCTGGAGTAGTTAAAGAAGGAGCAATGGAGTATGGACAGGTCGTGGATGTGTCCAGGATTGAAGTAGAAGGGAACAAGGATCACTCTATTGCTGCTTCTTCAATTGCTATGACCAAGGCTGATCGCAAAAAGGAACGTTTGTTGCGAATCGAATCCAGAGAGTCCCATGACAGGCAGGCTGGTGGCGGCAAGAATTCGGGTAGACAGAGCAAAAAAGGTAAAGATCACGGTGGACGCAAATCGGAACGGGGTCAGGGACGCGGAGCTGATCCGGCAAGTATTGATCCGGTTGCGATCTATACTCAGTTTATGAAAGAACAATTGGAGATTGAGTTAACTGGAGAGACGGTATGTTATGGAGATCGTGTGTATCAATCATCGGTTGGTGCAGCTCGGTTGGAGGGACTGAAAGTCATTCGTCCAGGCTGGTTTATGGGCACGATCAAGAATGGACGATTTGTTCCGTCCCACCCGCTTGCGTGTGCTCTGAATGCATCTGAAGCACGGCGAAGCGTAAATCTGTCATCCGCTGATGGCGAAGCCGTGAGATACCTCAAGGGTGAAACATTAAATATGGCAGAAGAACGAGTGGTGCTCAAGGCGGATACGATTGCCAAAGGGTACGTTCTTGTATGTGTAGATGGTTATGCTGCTGGCTGGGGGAAATGGCTGGATGGTGTACTGAAGAATGAATATCCGGCAGGGTGGAGGTGGACATCGGTATGA
- a CDS encoding pseudouridine synthase translates to MSGKGKQTLRLDKILSHMGVGTRSELKKMVKQGRIHVDGKAVKDSGVQVNPEVNVIEADGERIVYREMIYLMLHKPPGVVSATEDNRDKTVLDLLHKEDRVFNPFPVGRLDKDTEGLLILTNDGPLAHDLLSPRKHVPKTYEARVLGDVDEADVQRFKAGIQLDDGYETLPAELTILGQEETEEGTISSISLIIHEGKFHQVKRMFQAVGKRVIYLKRVAMGELELASDLTIGSYRELTADELSLLRK, encoded by the coding sequence ATGAGTGGAAAAGGCAAACAAACGCTGCGTCTGGATAAAATATTAAGCCATATGGGTGTGGGAACACGGAGTGAACTTAAAAAGATGGTGAAACAAGGCAGAATCCATGTGGACGGCAAAGCGGTGAAAGACAGCGGTGTACAGGTGAACCCTGAGGTCAACGTCATTGAAGCCGATGGCGAGCGGATTGTGTATCGGGAGATGATCTATCTCATGCTGCATAAACCTCCGGGTGTCGTGTCTGCTACCGAGGATAACAGAGATAAGACGGTACTGGATCTGCTGCACAAAGAGGATCGGGTGTTCAATCCTTTTCCTGTGGGACGACTGGATAAGGATACGGAGGGACTGCTCATTCTCACGAATGACGGTCCACTTGCCCATGATCTGTTATCTCCACGCAAGCATGTGCCCAAAACCTATGAAGCCCGTGTACTGGGAGACGTGGATGAAGCGGATGTGCAACGTTTCAAGGCGGGCATTCAATTGGATGACGGATACGAGACGCTGCCGGCCGAACTGACTATACTTGGTCAGGAAGAAACGGAAGAAGGTACGATCTCGTCGATCTCGCTTATTATTCACGAAGGGAAGTTTCACCAAGTGAAACGTATGTTTCAGGCGGTAGGAAAGCGAGTGATCTATCTGAAACGCGTTGCCATGGGTGAGCTGGAACTAGCTTCCGATCTTACTATTGGAAGCTATCGTGAACTAACTGCAGATGAGTTGAGCCTTCTGCGGAAGTAA
- a CDS encoding Cof-type HAD-IIB family hydrolase has translation MTYKLIALDVDGTLLNDHHELTEWTQETLIQASRQGAEIVLCSGRGPANTIPFMEQMGLDGYVITHNGAVTAQVDTREVVHHFALDGQGLEPIISYCRTNGVHFDINTAFGLYVDQPEGLGLQVREMYYNFMAEPLKLPKWVDMTEPLAKFTAFGPIEQMDAVLQEWSTWNLPYYMTRSGDFFIDLMHPEASKGAALKRLAESKGIMPSEIMAIGNYFNDITMLTFAGKGIAMDNSPDEVKAAADEVTLSNNEQGVAHAIQKYVLSI, from the coding sequence ATGACTTATAAATTAATTGCACTTGATGTAGATGGAACACTGCTGAATGATCATCATGAACTTACCGAATGGACTCAGGAGACCTTGATCCAAGCTTCCCGTCAGGGAGCAGAGATTGTCCTGTGTTCAGGTAGAGGTCCTGCCAACACGATTCCTTTTATGGAGCAGATGGGACTGGATGGATATGTGATTACGCATAATGGCGCCGTTACCGCGCAAGTCGATACCCGTGAGGTGGTTCATCATTTTGCATTAGATGGACAAGGACTGGAGCCAATCATATCCTACTGCCGAACCAATGGAGTACATTTTGACATCAATACAGCATTTGGTCTGTATGTGGATCAACCGGAAGGTTTGGGTTTGCAGGTGCGCGAGATGTATTACAACTTTATGGCAGAGCCACTGAAGTTACCCAAGTGGGTTGACATGACAGAACCGCTGGCGAAGTTCACTGCATTTGGTCCGATTGAACAGATGGATGCAGTACTTCAGGAATGGTCTACCTGGAATCTGCCTTATTATATGACACGGAGTGGTGACTTTTTTATTGATCTGATGCATCCCGAAGCGTCCAAAGGCGCTGCGCTTAAAAGGCTTGCCGAATCGAAGGGAATCATGCCCTCGGAGATCATGGCGATTGGCAACTACTTCAATGATATTACGATGCTGACCTTTGCGGGCAAAGGCATTGCCATGGATAACTCACCGGACGAGGTGAAAGCTGCTGCGGACGAGGTTACACTCTCCAATAACGAGCAGGGTGTGGCACACGCAATCCAAAAATATGTGTTATCCATCTAA
- a CDS encoding GNAT family N-acetyltransferase has translation MHSFRISSEYINDGFQAVQAKPEDTEDVMSLLVETAEWLQSQGSSQWNALLKGEDSHDTAGAIRRGDVFVFKKGADVAGMVILLVQPSPWDIHLWGSKAHAEDGAIYLHRLAIRRKYAQSGLGRSILQWSSSGIHFEGKHTVRLDCGASNATLNAFYARNGYTFLGETDGYSTYEKPVELRS, from the coding sequence ATGCACTCATTCAGGATCAGTAGCGAATATATTAACGATGGTTTTCAAGCGGTTCAGGCGAAGCCGGAAGATACGGAGGATGTGATGTCGCTGCTGGTGGAGACAGCCGAATGGTTACAGAGCCAAGGTTCTTCCCAATGGAACGCTTTGCTTAAAGGTGAAGATTCACATGATACGGCAGGGGCAATCCGGCGTGGGGATGTGTTTGTATTTAAAAAAGGAGCGGACGTAGCGGGAATGGTCATCCTTTTGGTTCAGCCAAGCCCTTGGGATATTCATCTTTGGGGTTCAAAAGCTCATGCCGAGGATGGTGCAATTTATCTGCATCGGCTAGCGATTCGAAGAAAATATGCTCAGAGCGGTCTGGGACGGTCCATTTTGCAATGGTCCAGCAGCGGCATACATTTTGAAGGCAAACATACTGTTCGGTTAGATTGCGGAGCGAGCAATGCTACGTTGAACGCCTTTTACGCGCGGAACGGGTATACTTTTTTGGGAGAGACCGATGGTTACAGTACATATGAGAAGCCCGTGGAGCTACGGAGCTGA
- a CDS encoding glycosyltransferase family 4 protein, with amino-acid sequence MRLLQALFFPPEQPGGVSSMIPYMQERFTTPRWEMELFSLPKRIRNKGREEVQFETFDWTEYQDSPVVQKYIQTYRDYLWWTKLRIQKPYDLIHAHHPIAGLAMKTVFPDTPLIQTIHSSYERELILNGRIETDGPEHRFLLAIYGELEHQAERLLTVSDSFRRYLAPYVKEPDVIGVIPNGFDEKRFKPIPHDNAIPQLVTVCRLVPAKGLDILFKACAELKGRGHDYVLHIIGDGPIRPDLEELAQRLGIYNETIFYGYTLHPEEFMPFFDIFVLPSRAEAFGSVFAEAALSCLALVGTDVGGIPEQIENGSNGLLVPAEDPSALAEALEKVMLDPAYRYELARSACEKAKTHYSLGRSVNELKKMYLQFPSKA; translated from the coding sequence GTGAGATTGCTGCAGGCGCTTTTCTTTCCTCCGGAGCAGCCCGGAGGTGTATCCTCTATGATTCCGTATATGCAAGAGAGATTTACAACCCCGAGGTGGGAAATGGAACTATTCTCGTTGCCAAAGCGAATTCGCAATAAGGGCAGAGAGGAAGTTCAGTTCGAAACGTTTGACTGGACGGAATATCAGGATAGTCCTGTTGTCCAAAAATATATTCAAACCTATCGTGATTATCTATGGTGGACCAAACTGCGTATTCAGAAGCCTTATGATCTGATCCATGCCCACCATCCAATTGCAGGACTTGCGATGAAAACGGTTTTCCCGGATACACCTCTCATTCAGACGATACACTCCAGTTATGAACGAGAATTAATCCTTAATGGACGCATTGAAACGGATGGACCGGAGCATCGATTCCTGCTTGCGATATATGGTGAGCTCGAACACCAGGCAGAGCGCCTCTTAACGGTGTCAGATTCGTTCCGTCGTTATCTGGCTCCCTACGTGAAGGAACCTGATGTCATCGGTGTGATTCCTAATGGATTTGATGAGAAGCGGTTTAAGCCGATTCCTCATGATAATGCGATACCACAACTGGTCACGGTATGTCGGCTTGTTCCGGCAAAAGGGTTGGATATTCTTTTCAAAGCTTGTGCTGAACTGAAGGGCCGAGGTCATGATTATGTGTTACATATTATTGGAGATGGACCGATTCGTCCTGATCTGGAAGAATTGGCGCAACGATTAGGGATCTATAATGAGACCATTTTCTATGGTTATACACTGCACCCTGAGGAATTCATGCCATTCTTTGATATTTTTGTACTTCCTTCACGGGCAGAAGCATTTGGTTCTGTCTTCGCTGAAGCGGCACTGAGTTGTCTTGCCCTTGTGGGTACGGATGTAGGTGGTATACCTGAACAGATCGAGAACGGTAGCAATGGGTTGCTTGTACCGGCAGAAGATCCTTCTGCATTAGCTGAAGCGCTTGAAAAGGTGATGCTGGACCCGGCTTATCGTTATGAACTTGCCCGTTCGGCGTGTGAAAAAGCCAAAACACATTACTCGCTTGGCAGATCGGTCAATGAGTTAAAAAAGATGTATCTACAGTTTCCTAGCAAAGCTTAA
- a CDS encoding xanthine phosphoribosyltransferase, producing the protein MELLKQRILQEGVVISDQVLKLDGLLNHQIDPALTMEMGREFAARFRESGVTRVITVESSGIPVAFAAAYELGVPLVFARRKKTLLADPDAYCERVPSFTKGIVTDIMVSREFIHENDRILFIDDIIANGDAARGVIKIIERSGAELVGFGVVVEKSFQAGARTIREQGIPVEALVRIRSLNDGTVQFDDNEM; encoded by the coding sequence ATGGAATTATTGAAACAACGAATTTTACAAGAAGGTGTGGTTATCTCGGATCAAGTATTAAAGCTGGATGGTCTGTTGAACCACCAGATTGATCCTGCATTAACGATGGAGATGGGACGTGAGTTCGCTGCCCGTTTTCGTGAAAGTGGAGTAACTCGGGTAATCACGGTAGAATCCTCAGGCATTCCGGTTGCTTTTGCAGCAGCCTATGAACTGGGGGTGCCCCTTGTATTCGCCCGTCGTAAAAAAACACTTCTGGCTGATCCTGATGCTTACTGTGAACGTGTACCGTCCTTTACCAAAGGAATTGTAACTGACATTATGGTATCCCGCGAGTTCATTCATGAGAATGACCGCATTTTGTTCATTGATGATATTATTGCCAATGGAGATGCCGCTCGTGGCGTCATCAAAATTATCGAGCGTTCCGGTGCGGAACTCGTCGGATTCGGCGTTGTGGTCGAGAAAAGTTTCCAGGCAGGAGCACGCACAATTCGTGAACAGGGTATTCCGGTGGAAGCCTTGGTACGCATTCGTTCCCTGAACGATGGAACAGTACAATTTGACGATAACGAAATGTGA